From the genome of Leguminivora glycinivorella isolate SPB_JAAS2020 chromosome 26, LegGlyc_1.1, whole genome shotgun sequence, one region includes:
- the LOC125240136 gene encoding uncharacterized protein LOC125240136: MSPDPNKLTSGSETQPGADNVPAAETTDVVAISVSSRIPDFWVDQPRVWFIRTEAVLTPQRIGDDAKFDMVVSKLPKDVILRLADFLTNPPATNRYQELKAKLLKMLEDSKNRQVEKVLGEMDLGDQKPSQLLAKMRNLAKDSFPDATLRIMWQNHLPTAVRAVLVASRESDLDTLANIADDVSEATRIPNVAAAAVPQK, from the exons ATGAGTCCGGATCCCAATAAATTAACTTCGGGCAGTGAGACTCAACCGGGCGCGGACAATGTACCAGCAGCAGAAACGACCGATGTGGTAGCCATTTCAGTGTCGAGCCGGATACCAGATTTCTGGGTGGACCAGCCCAGAGTTTGGTTCATCCGGACGGAAGCAGTATTAACACCACAGCGGATAGGGGACGACGCCAAATTCGACATGGTGGTGTCGAAGCTGCCAAAGGACGTAATACTGCGGCTGGCGGATTTTCTAACAAACCCGCCCGCCACCAACCGATATCAGGAGCTTAAGGCGAAGCTCTTGAAGATGTTGGAAGATTCCAAAAACAGGCAAGTAGAGAAGGTCCTCGGGGAAATGGACCTGGGCGATCAAAAACCATCCCAGCTATTGGCCAAGATGCGCAACCTGGCTAAGGACAGCTTCCCCGATGCCACACTGAGAATAATGTGGCAGAATCACCTACCTACGGCAGTGCGCGCAGTTTTGGTAGCATCCAGGGAGAGCGATCTTGACACACTGGCCAACATCGCCGATGACGTATCGGAAGCCACTAGAATCCCTAACGTGGCAGCAGCGGCAGTACCACAGA AATGA